The following proteins come from a genomic window of Synechococcus sp. BIOS-E4-1:
- a CDS encoding DUF3593 domain-containing protein: MPDFDPSPLFALSLFPYLIFLYYLGQRRLLPTLSRRGFQLTLLFVGITIGAALIAELKFGAELVAVDPLHGGAEAFLTLSNAVIVAGLIGYQKALR, encoded by the coding sequence ATGCCTGACTTCGATCCATCACCGTTGTTCGCGCTCTCCCTCTTTCCCTATCTGATTTTTCTTTATTACCTGGGTCAACGTCGGTTGCTTCCCACATTGAGCCGTCGTGGCTTTCAACTCACACTGTTGTTTGTCGGAATCACGATTGGAGCAGCTTTGATCGCTGAGCTGAAATTTGGAGCTGAGCTGGTGGCGGTTGATCCCCTGCATGGCGGCGCCGAGGCTTTCCTGACGCTCAGCAATGCCGTGATCGTCGCAGGACTGATCGGGTATCAAAAAGCACTCCGATGA
- a CDS encoding DUF2499 domain-containing protein has product MHALSLGTWWIHWASVAEWLMAIVLIHQYKPDGQDATSQRIAWAMLPALVSAMAACTWHLYDNAEELRWLVTLQASFTLIGNIMLAWAAWSIEAPTNVEDQI; this is encoded by the coding sequence ATGCACGCGCTATCGCTGGGGACATGGTGGATTCATTGGGCCTCCGTGGCTGAATGGCTGATGGCCATCGTGCTGATTCATCAATACAAACCTGATGGACAGGACGCCACGTCGCAGCGAATCGCCTGGGCGATGCTTCCAGCTCTGGTCAGTGCAATGGCGGCTTGCACATGGCATCTCTACGACAACGCTGAAGAGTTGCGCTGGCTGGTCACGCTACAGGCATCATTCACCCTGATCGGCAACATCATGCTGGCCTGGGCCGCATGGTCAATCGAAGCGCCGACAAACGTGGAGGATCAGATCTGA
- the csaB gene encoding polysaccharide pyruvyl transferase CsaB, whose protein sequence is MKALRSGRKLSVLLCGYYGEHNLGDDALLQVLVSQIPCDWDLVVTARDPDAVQDLVAGVSTVNRRSLSDTIQALNHVDALVLGGGSLLQDGTSFKSLLYYLVLLWSARFKRIPILLWGQGLGPLHHRFSQVLVKHTLSGVRAVSWRDPGSMGLAQRWGLNVPMVMGPDPVWRHPSPVWKGGDRLILCWRPTLLLDSRGWSVLLEAVDRLSSSGCSEVIWLAFHADQDASLWNELRSRDLIPDGLCRRSVQMQADSLEQVQTMFSEASLVIAMRLHALILAAMAGCPTAALSYDPKVKAAAQLAALPWVDLNNPLNADQLNHQWQSAVTAQRDGSQIQQLKRDAQLHQIMLVEELEKLSA, encoded by the coding sequence GTGAAGGCGCTTCGCAGTGGGCGGAAGTTGAGCGTCCTGCTCTGTGGTTATTACGGCGAGCACAATCTCGGTGACGATGCGCTGCTTCAAGTGCTGGTGTCGCAGATTCCTTGCGATTGGGACCTTGTGGTGACAGCTAGGGACCCAGACGCCGTACAAGATCTGGTTGCCGGGGTGTCGACCGTGAATCGTCGCTCACTATCGGACACCATTCAGGCCCTGAACCATGTTGATGCTCTGGTCCTTGGCGGCGGTAGTTTGCTTCAGGACGGAACCAGTTTTAAAAGCCTTCTTTACTATCTCGTTCTTCTCTGGAGTGCCCGCTTCAAGCGCATTCCAATCCTGCTCTGGGGCCAGGGACTTGGCCCTCTGCATCATCGATTCAGCCAAGTCCTGGTGAAGCACACTCTCTCTGGTGTCAGGGCTGTGTCCTGGCGTGACCCTGGCTCCATGGGGCTTGCGCAGCGCTGGGGACTCAACGTTCCGATGGTGATGGGACCCGATCCCGTCTGGCGTCATCCCTCGCCAGTTTGGAAGGGTGGCGACAGGCTGATCCTCTGCTGGAGACCCACTCTTCTGTTGGATAGCAGGGGCTGGAGTGTTCTTCTTGAGGCGGTTGATCGTTTGAGTTCCAGTGGTTGTTCTGAGGTGATCTGGCTGGCCTTCCACGCAGACCAGGATGCATCGCTGTGGAATGAACTTCGCAGTCGTGATCTGATTCCTGATGGATTGTGTCGCCGTTCCGTTCAGATGCAGGCAGACAGCCTTGAACAGGTTCAGACGATGTTCAGTGAAGCTTCACTGGTCATCGCAATGCGTCTGCATGCCTTGATTCTTGCTGCAATGGCAGGTTGCCCGACCGCGGCGCTGAGTTATGACCCGAAAGTGAAGGCAGCGGCGCAACTCGCAGCCTTGCCCTGGGTGGATCTGAATAATCCGCTCAATGCCGATCAGTTGAACCACCAATGGCAGTCAGCCGTGACAGCTCAACGTGATGGCTCGCAAATTCAGCAATTGAAGCGTGATGCACAGCTTCACCAGATCATGCTTGTTGAGGAACTCGAAAAATTATCGGCTTAA